The genomic DNA CGGGATGCCGAGCAGCTTGTCCTGGATCTCGCTCGCGATCATCGCGCCCATCGAGCATCCCGGCGCCGTCAGCGTCATCTCGACCGTGATCACGCCGCCCTTGATTTCAACGTTGTAAACGAGTCCGAGGTCGACGATGTTGACCGGCATCTCGGGGTCGTAACACTCGCGTAGCACTTCGTAGACTTCTTCTTCGCTGTACATCGCGCGCTTCCCGCCCGACGCCCGGTGGTTTTGCGGCATCGGGCATCGATTGCTGTAGTATATAGAAACAGCGCGCGCGGCAGGAACGGCGCCCGGCCGGCGCGAACGCAGCCAACGGAGGTTAACGCATGCCCGACAAGGAGGAGCTTTACGACGCCGCGGTCGATCTTTACGCCGACGGCAGGTACGACGAGGCGATCGAGGTGTACGAAAATGCGCTCCGGGAGGATCCGCGCTACGGCGACGCGCTGCACGGGCTGGTGATGTGCTACCAGGCCAAGGGCGACCTCGATACCGCGATCGAGCTCACCAAAAAATATATCGCCCAGGACCCCGAAGACATTCTCGCGTTCACCAACTTGAGCATGCTCTATCAGAAGAAGGGGATGATTAAGGAGGCCGAGGAGGCCGGCGCCGAAGCCCGGCGGCTCGACTGGAAACGCCAGCTCAAGGAAGGCCCGGCGGGGAAAAAATAGGGGAGGGCAATGAAGCTCAAAGACAAGGCGGTGCTGATAACCGGCGCGGGGTCGGGGCTGGGGCGCGAGATGGCGCTGGTGTTCGCGCGCGAGGGCGCGAAGATCGGCGTCAACGACGTGCGGCCCGAGGCGGCGCAAAACGTGACGACCGAGGTTGAACGGGCGGGCGGCCGCGCGCTCGCCCTGGTCGCCGACGTCACCGACAGCGCCGCAGTCAGGAAGATCTTCGCCGACTTCGTCGCGGCCTTCGGCACCATCGACGTGCTGATCAACAACGCCGGTATCGGCCGCGTGCGCCCCGGCAGCGAAGCGACTCCCACCGCCGAAAAGAGCGACGAGGACTGGCACAAAATGATCGCCACCCACCTCGACGCGACTTTCTACTGCACGCGTGAAGCGCTCAAGGTCATGCTTCCCAGGAAGTCCGGCCGGATCATCAACCTCGGTTCGATCGTCGGCCTGACCGGCATCGAGATGGCCGCCGACTACGGCGCCGCCAAGGGCGGGATAATCTCGTTCACCAAGTGCGTCGCGCGCGAGGTTGTCCGCGCCGGCATCCTGGTCAACTGCATCGCGCCCGGCTTTATCGAGACGCCGATGACCGCGCCGCTTGGGCCAGAGTTGAGGCAAATTGCGATCGCGCGGACGCCGGCCGGGCGTTTCGGCGAGCCGCGCGACATCGCCGCCGCCGCGCTTTACCTCGCCGGCGACGATGCATCGTTCATGGTCGGACAGGTGATCAGTCCCAACGGCGGCTATGTGATCTGAGCCGCTCCCGCCCGCAGCCGTGAATTCGCGACCCGCAATCGAGCGCGTAGCCGGCGTGATGGTGCCGCTGTTTTCGCTGCGCGCGCGCGAGGACGCCGGAATCGGTGATATCGCGGCGCTCGGCGCAATGGTCGAGCTTGCGGCGGCGATGCGTCATCGCGCGATACTGCTGCTGCCGCTCGACGAGACCTCGCCCGGAGAAGCGAGCCCTTACACTGCGCTCAGCCTGTTCGCGATCGATCCGATTTACGTCGGCCTCGGCGGACTGGCGGGCGTCGGGCGGGAGAGGATGGACCATGTGCGCCGCGCGCTCGCCCGCGTGCCATTGAGCGATCGCCTGACGATTCGCGCGGCGCGGCGCGAAGTGCTCGAGGCCGCGTTCGTTCATTTCACGGTGCAGGGCAGCGAGCGGGAGACAGTCGCGGAGTTCGCGGCGCGCCATCGCGGATGGCTCGGCGACTACGCGCTCTTTCGCGCGCTCAAGGATCGGTTCGCCTTCGCTCCGTGGGAGGCATGGCCGCAAGAACTGCGAAGGCGCGACCCCGCCGCGCTCGCGCGCGCCAGGGCGGAGCTTGCGCAGGCGATCGACAGATACGTGTACTGGCAGTTCCTGGCACATCGCCAGTGGACCGAGGCGCGCGCGCGAGCGCGCGCGGCCGGCGTGATGCTCGGTGGCGACCTTGCTTTTTCGCCCGGGCGCGACAGTGCGGACGTGTGGGCCAACCAGGAGCTGTTCGATCTCGGACGCTCAGTAGGCGCGCCACCCGACGGCTTCAATCCGCAGGGTCAACGATGGGGCCTGCCGGCGCCGCGCTGGGAGCGGATTCGCGCGAGCGGGTTCGACCTGCTGCGAAAACGGATCCGGCATGCGCGCGAACTTTACGATTTCATCCGCGTCGATCATGTCGTCGGGCTCTATCGCACCTTTTCGTTCGGCCTCGCGCCCGGATCGCACGGCGCCTTCTGGCCGGCGGCCGAGCCCGAGCAGCGCGCGCAGGGCGGGGCGGTGATGAACGCGATTCTCGACGAGGCGGGCGCGATGATCGTCGTCGCCGAGGATCTCGGCGTGATACCGCCGTTCGTCCGCGCCTCGCTGAGCGCCCTGGGCGTGCCGGGATACAAGGTGATGCGCTGGGAGAAGACCGACGAGGGTACGCCGACGGAGGCCTTCGTCGCGCCGGCGAGCTATCCCGAGCTTTCGCTTGCCACCACCGGGACGCATGACACCGACACGCTGGCCGAATGGTGGGACACGGCGCCGCCGGAGGAGCGCACGCGGATGCTGCGGATGCTCGCGCTTGCGCCCGCGGGCGCGAGCGACGCCCCCGTCGCGATCAGCAGGGTGCTCGACGCGATACTGACTGCCCTATACGCATCGCCCTCGCGGATCGTGATCATTCCGATTCAGGATCTCTTCGGATGGCGCGAGCGGATCAATTTCCCCGGCACGGTGGGGGCGGCGAACTGGTCCTGGCGCCTTCCGGTCGCGATAGAGGACGTCCGCCGCGATCCGGCATTTGCCGCACGCATCGAAAAGCTCCGGAATATGGCCGTTCGGGCAGGAAGATAGCGGGAAGATAGGCCGCTCCAAACCACCTCAGACTGTGCTTGAGCGCCTGATTGCGTCCGCCGCGCGGGTCAGTAATCATCGTCCAGGTAACTCTGGCACGCCTGCGTCTTCGGAACGCGGCGGGTGAGGGATGGAAATTGCGAAGGGGAGGATGGGGCCGTCATATCCACCGAACAAGCAGAGTCGCAGCCTAGCTCGCTGCTTCGCAGAGTGCTGCTGGTGCCGCTGTGGGCGGCGGTAGCAATTGAGGTGGTGATCCTAATTGCCGCGTTGCCCGGACGCGCCAACAAGTGGGATTACAGCATCTACTACAGTTCGGCGCTCGCGATGCGCGAAGGGATGAATCCCTACACGACCGACCTGACGCCGCTCGCCCGTTCGCTCGGTTTCGAGCTGGACAAGATCAACCACGCGACCGATCCACCGACCTTCGTGATGTGCTTCGTGCCGCTGACGCTGCTCGCGCCGCGGCCGGGTTTTTATGTGTGGACCGCGATCAACGCGGCCTCGTTCCTGCTCGCGCTCATCCTGCTTTTTCGATGGACGCCAGGTCTAGGCCGCGATCCGGCGTTGGCGCTCGCCGCGGTGATACTGCTCTTTCCGCCCGTGATCGAGCATCTGGCCTGGGGCCAGAACAAGATGCTGGTTCTGCTGATGTTCGTGCTGATGCTGCGATGGCTGGAGCGCGGGAGGGACGCCGCGGCGGGGTTGATGCTGGCGGTCGCAGCTCTGTTGCGCGCGTTCCCGCTACTGCTGATCGCTTACCTGGCGCTGATGAAGCGATGGCGCGCCGTCGGATACACGATCCTTGGACTGGCCGTCGGCGGATTGCTGACGCTCGCGCTGGCGGGGGTCGGCAGCACGATGAGCTTCGTGCTGGCGCCGACTTATCTGACCGAACAGTGGCGGGAGGCGCTGCCGGGCAATATCGCACTTGGTCCGACGATAGCGCGGATGTTCTGGTACTTCTTCGGGCTCCATCTGGGAACCACGCTTGGATGGGCGCAGAAAATCACCACGCTAGGGGCTGAACTGGTTCTGCTCGGCCTCGCGATAAAAGCTACAGTATCGCGGCCCGCGGATGGCGATCCCGACGGCCGGCTTTTCGTGCTGTGGATGATGACTGCGATTCTGAGCTCACCCACCTCATGGTTCTACTACCTGGTGCTGCTCGCGATTCCGATGGTCAGGCTGAGCGCCGCGGCGGCCAACGACCGGACCAGCGCGCGCGCTCTCTGGGCGGGCGTTGCGTGCTACACGCTGGCGTGGCTCTACTTCAGCGGGGTCGATATGCACTCGCAAGAGCTCGCCCTGCATCCGAACACGCTGCTGTGGCGCGTCGGAGCCTCGCCGGTGGCGCTGACGGCGTACCTGTCGCTCTACTGGTTCACGACCGATTCGGATGCAGCCGATCGATTGATGGCCGAATCGCGAGCTTCGCAGGCGGCCGATTCAATCGGCGAGGCGCAGCCCGCTCGCACCGCAGTCTGACGCGGGCGCCTCGCGCGAGCGCCCGGGCCGCATCGCATTGCGGGCCGGCTGATGGCATGTTAACCGGGATCGATTCGCCGCCGCCGGTAAAAACGGCAGGGCCGCACGATCCGGCGCGCACCAAAGAGACGGATACTCAGGACTATGGGGGCAGCACGGCAAGATCCGGAGCTTCGGCATGAGGGCGCGCCGCCGCAGGCGAATGGCAAAGAAGCGTCATTGTTAGCGCGCTACCACGCGGAACGCATCAGGTTCTGGAACGGTTACGTCCGCAAACCGGCAAGCGCTGCTTACTATCGGCGGCTCGCCGATATCTATCGCTATCTCGTTCCTCCGCGAAGCCGTGTGCTGGAGCTTGGGTCCGGCACGGGCGACCTGCTGGCCGCGCTCGAGCCCTCGCTGGGCGTCGGCGTCGATTTTTCGCCCGAGATGCTCAAGCGCGCTGTGAGCAAGCATCCTCAGCTCCGCTTCGTACAGTGCGAGGTCGATCGGCTGAGCCTCAAGGGCAAGTTCGACTACGTCATCCTTTCCGACCTGGTCAACGATCTCTGGGACGTGCAGACGACGATCGAGCGGATCGCTCCGCTCTGCACGCCGGCGACGCGCGTCATCATCAACACCTACAGCCGGCTGTGGACGCTGCCGCTGGGGATCGCGGCGCGCCTGAAACTCGCCAACGAGCCGGTGCAACAGAACTGGCTGACGCTCGAGGACCTGGACAACATGCTCGCGCTCGGCGGCTTCGAGGTGATCCGTCAGTGGCAGGAAGTTCTTTTTCCTGCCGCGGTCCCGGTGCTCGGGCCGCTCTGCAACCGCTTCTTGGTGAAACTGTGGCCGCTGCGCCACCTGGCGCTCACCAATTTTATTGTTGCCCGTCCGGCGCCCGGGACCGTAACCGAGCCGCGCGGTCCCGAGCCTGTGGTCAGCGTGATCGTCCCGGCGCGCAATGAAGCCGGCAACATCGAGAACATCCTCCGTCGCGTGCCCGAGATGGGCGCGGGCACCGAGATCGTTTTCGTCGAAGGCCACTCGCGCGACGACACTTACGCCGCGATCGAGGCGGCGATCGCGCGCCATCCGGAACGCCGGATGCGGCTGATGCGGCAGGGCGGCAAGGGCAAGGGCGATGCGGTGCGCCTGGGGTTTGCCGAGGCCGCGGGCGAGGTGCTGATGATCCTCGACGCCGATCTGACCGTGCCGCCGGAGGATTTGCCGCGCTTTTATCGCGCGCTGCGCTCGGGACGCGGCGAATTTATCAACGGCGTGCGCTTCGTCTATCCGATGGAGAAGCAGGCGATGCGCTTTCTGAATTTCCTCGGCAACAAGTTCTTCAGCCTGGCGTTCTCGTGGCTGCTCGGTCAGAACGTCAAGGATACGCTTTGCGGGACCAAGGTGCTGAGCCGGACCGACTACGAGACGATCGCCGCGAATCGCGCCTATTTCGGCGACTTCGATCCGTTCGGCGATTTCGATCTGATCTTCGGCGCCGCCAAGCTGGATCTCAAGATCGTCGACCTGCCGGTGCGCTACCATGAACGAACCTATGGCCAGACGAATATCCAGCGCTGGACGCACGGGTTGCTGCTGCTCAGGATGTTTGCTTTCGCGCTGCGGCGGATGAAATTCGTGTGAGTCTATCCGGGCGGCCCCCGCTTCATGCCCGCGCCGCATTCCTGTAATAGATTTACAGCCGCGCCCGAACCCGGACCGTCCTGCAGTGACGGCCGCAGGCGGGCGCGAAAAGGCGGAGGGCGGGAGTAAATGGCAGATCGGTCAACGGGATATGCGCGTGAAGCGCGCATCCTGGTCACCGGCGGTGCGGGATTTCTCGGCAGTTTCGTGATCGAAGAGCTGAAGCGTACGGGGTTCAGCAATATAATCGCGCCGCGCTCCAGCGAGTTCGACCTTCGCCAGCCGCAGGCGATCAAAGCCCTGATCGGTCAGGCGCGGCCGCAAATGATCATTCATCTCGCGGCCGTCGTCGGCGGAATCGGCGCCAATCGAGAGAACGCCGGCCGCTTCTTCTACGAGAATCTCATCATGGGCGTCGAATTGATGGAGCAGGCGCGGCTTGGCGGCGTCGACAAATTCGTCGCTATCGGTACGGTGTGCGCCTATCCCAAGTTCACGCCGGTGCCCTTTCGCGAAGATGACCTCTGGATCGGTTATCCCGAAGAGACCAATGCGCCGTATGGGCTCGCGAAGAAAATGCTGCTGGTGCAGGCCCAGGCCTATCGCCAGCAATATGGCTTCAACGCTATCTACCTCCTGCCGGTCAACCTTTACGGGCCGCGCGACACGTTCGATCCCGCCCGCTCCCACGTGATCCCGGCTTTGATCAAGAAGTGCGTTGACGCGATTGAGTGCGGCGCGCCGCGAATCGAAGTGTGGGGCACCGGTTCTGCCAGCCGCGAATTCCTCTACGTCGAAGACTGCGCGCGCGCGATCGTGCTCGCCGCGAGCCACTACAACGGCGAGGAGCCGGTAAACCTTGGGGCGGGCCGCGAAATAACCATTCGCGACCTGGCCGGGCTCATCGCACGCCTTACCGGCTTCAAAGGCCAGATCGTGTGGGATCCGACCAAGCCCGACGGCCAGCCGCGGCGATGCCTGGACGTCTCGCGCGCCGAGCGCGAATTCAATTTCAGGGCCGCCACCGATTTCGAGGAGGGATTGCGGCGCACGGTCCAATGGTATGTCGAAACGCGCCGGGCGGACACCAAATTCGGCGTTGCCGCGCCCTCGGCATAAGGGGATTCCGGGCCGGCGAGGATGGCGCACGCGGCGTCGCTCGCGACTGTTCGCTCCTGGTTTCCCGGGCGAATAACCTGAGCTGACCGCGCGCAGCGGCGCGCCAGCGCCCGCGCGACGGTGGTGGTGGAGTTGGGGAAGGTTGATGAGCATCGCTGAGCCACATCCGCAGGAGGCGGATGCCCATCGCGAGCCCGCCTCGTCCGCGCAGAGTGTGCGGCGGCCCGCGCTGACGATCGAAGGAATCCTCGCCGCGATACGCCATCCGCTGATGGTGGCGTTTCTCTGTCTTGCCGCCTTGATTCAGGTTTACCGAACGGCCGCCGCGCTACCGGGCAGAATCCACGAAGAAGACTTTGCCGACTACTATGCCGCCGGCACGATCATGCGGCAGGGCGAGAATCCCTATCGCAGTTCTCTCGTCGCCGCCGGCGCTCAATTCGGACTGCATACCAAGACCAACCAGCAGGATCAGATCATCCCGGAAACGCCGATCTTTCTCCTGATTCTGAAGGAGCTAGCGGCGCTGCCGCTGACGCAGGCGTACTGGACTTGGATCGCGATCAACTTTGCGGCCCTGATAGCGGCCTTTTACGTTTTGCTCGGCCCCGCAAGCGGGCTCAGGCCGATGGACGCCTGCTTGATGATCGCGCTCGCCCTGATCTATCCACCGCTCATCGATCTCTTCGTGACCGCGCAGAGCCAGTTGCTCGTGATTCTGGGGCTCGCGTTGAGCATCCGATGGCTCGCGAGAGGGCGTGAAGGTCTCGCGGGCCTGATGCTCGCAGCGTTGACGCTCGTGCGCGGCTATCCGGCCCTGCTCGGTCTCTATTTGCTGCTCACGCGTAAATGGCGCGCGCTGGCCTTCATGGCGGCCGGTGGCATTCTGGGGATCGCCGTTTCCGCGGCGGCGATCGGATGGAACGTGATCCTGGATTTCCCGCACGGGATGCTTTCGACTGGCGTGGATCGCGAATTCCTGAGGCTTGGATGGAATACCGCGCCCGCTTCGTTCATCTGGCGCATATGCTTCTATCTCAACGGATGGAAGCTCGGACCCGCGGGCGATCGCTTCGCGCATATTTTGGGGTATGGTGCTTCGCTTGCGATCATGGCGTTCACCCTTAAAGCCACGCTCACGCGCGGGGCCGCGCCCGATCGCGATTGGCGCCTGTTCGCCTTGTGGACGGTTACGTCGATCGAGGTGCTTCCCGTCTCATGGCTGAATTACAACACGCTGCTGTTCGTTCCGTTCGCGTTGATCGCGTCGGCCGGAGTTTCAGATCGCGTCAGCGACCGCACGGTATGGGCAGCGATGCTGAGCTATTTCCTCAGCGTGTTCGCTTTCGGCGGGCTGCTCTTCCTCGATCCGCGCTTTCCGATAGCATTCGTGGTGCTGGTCGCGGAAAGCAAATCGGTTGCGGTGATGGTCGGTTACCTGTCAGCGTACTGGTTTGCCACCGACGAGACGTGAATCATTAGCCGCCACACCGACAGCGCCGATAGAATGCTCGGGGCAGGCGCGCTGCTCCTGACGCTCGCGCTCGCGTTCGCCGCCTCTGGATGCGCGACGGCGCCGCCGCAGGCCGCGATGAATCAGCTTGGCAACCGGGTCGAGGCCGGCCGCGACACCACGACGCCCGCGTTTGCCCATCCTCCGACCGGCCGCCTCGGAATCCACGCTCCGTATGCGATCGCGGCGAGCGCGGACGGCCTGTGGTTTACGCAGTACAGCGCTCCGGCGCTGCTCCAGATGCGGTACGGCGGCGCGTTTCGGCGCATGGACCTCGATCCAGACGGCTTTCCGGAGCGGCTGACCGTGGCGCGCGACGGCGCGGTCTGGTTCACCGATCCGCAGGGCAATCGCCTCGGACGCCTCTTTCCCAATGACAGCAAGGCAGACTACTTTCCGCTGCCCGTGTACAGGAGCGGGCCCGCGAGTATCGTGGCAACGCCCGACGGCTCGATCTGGTTTACCGAGCACGCCGCCGACCAGATCGCCATCTTCGTCACGCCGGGAGCCGACCGTCCCACGCTGGGCAGCCACGGCTTCAAGGAGTTTTCGCTGCCGCAAGGCGGTGGACCGGCAGGAATCGCTGCGGCCCCCGACGGCAGCCTCTGGTTCGCCGAGAACTCGGGCAACCGCATCGGTCGAATCGATCTGGCATCAAACTCCGACAAGGCTGCGATCACCGAGTTTCAGCTGCCGGTCCCGCATAGCCATCCGAACAGCGTCGCCGTGAGCAGCGACGGCAATGTCTATTTCACCGAACTTGCGGCGAGCCGGATCGGCATGGTCACTCCGCAGGGGCAGGTGACCGAGATGGTGTTGCCGGTAGAAGGACCCGCGCTCGATATCGTCGCGGGGGGCGATGGCAGTATC from Candidatus Binataceae bacterium includes the following:
- a CDS encoding SDR family NAD(P)-dependent oxidoreductase codes for the protein MKLKDKAVLITGAGSGLGREMALVFAREGAKIGVNDVRPEAAQNVTTEVERAGGRALALVADVTDSAAVRKIFADFVAAFGTIDVLINNAGIGRVRPGSEATPTAEKSDEDWHKMIATHLDATFYCTREALKVMLPRKSGRIINLGSIVGLTGIEMAADYGAAKGGIISFTKCVAREVVRAGILVNCIAPGFIETPMTAPLGPELRQIAIARTPAGRFGEPRDIAAAALYLAGDDASFMVGQVISPNGGYVI
- a CDS encoding tetratricopeptide repeat protein, with amino-acid sequence MPDKEELYDAAVDLYADGRYDEAIEVYENALREDPRYGDALHGLVMCYQAKGDLDTAIELTKKYIAQDPEDILAFTNLSMLYQKKGMIKEAEEAGAEARRLDWKRQLKEGPAGKK
- a CDS encoding iron-sulfur cluster assembly protein, which translates into the protein MYSEEEVYEVLRECYDPEMPVNIVDLGLVYNVEIKGGVITVEMTLTAPGCSMGAMIASEIQDKLLGIPGCEEAKVEMVWDPPWTPHRMSPAARKALGLDND
- a CDS encoding bifunctional class I SAM-dependent methyltransferase/glycosyltransferase family 2 protein, with the protein product MLARYHAERIRFWNGYVRKPASAAYYRRLADIYRYLVPPRSRVLELGSGTGDLLAALEPSLGVGVDFSPEMLKRAVSKHPQLRFVQCEVDRLSLKGKFDYVILSDLVNDLWDVQTTIERIAPLCTPATRVIINTYSRLWTLPLGIAARLKLANEPVQQNWLTLEDLDNMLALGGFEVIRQWQEVLFPAAVPVLGPLCNRFLVKLWPLRHLALTNFIVARPAPGTVTEPRGPEPVVSVIVPARNEAGNIENILRRVPEMGAGTEIVFVEGHSRDDTYAAIEAAIARHPERRMRLMRQGGKGKGDAVRLGFAEAAGEVLMILDADLTVPPEDLPRFYRALRSGRGEFINGVRFVYPMEKQAMRFLNFLGNKFFSLAFSWLLGQNVKDTLCGTKVLSRTDYETIAANRAYFGDFDPFGDFDLIFGAAKLDLKIVDLPVRYHERTYGQTNIQRWTHGLLLLRMFAFALRRMKFV
- the malQ gene encoding 4-alpha-glucanotransferase, which gives rise to MNSRPAIERVAGVMVPLFSLRAREDAGIGDIAALGAMVELAAAMRHRAILLLPLDETSPGEASPYTALSLFAIDPIYVGLGGLAGVGRERMDHVRRALARVPLSDRLTIRAARREVLEAAFVHFTVQGSERETVAEFAARHRGWLGDYALFRALKDRFAFAPWEAWPQELRRRDPAALARARAELAQAIDRYVYWQFLAHRQWTEARARARAAGVMLGGDLAFSPGRDSADVWANQELFDLGRSVGAPPDGFNPQGQRWGLPAPRWERIRASGFDLLRKRIRHARELYDFIRVDHVVGLYRTFSFGLAPGSHGAFWPAAEPEQRAQGGAVMNAILDEAGAMIVVAEDLGVIPPFVRASLSALGVPGYKVMRWEKTDEGTPTEAFVAPASYPELSLATTGTHDTDTLAEWWDTAPPEERTRMLRMLALAPAGASDAPVAISRVLDAILTALYASPSRIVIIPIQDLFGWRERINFPGTVGAANWSWRLPVAIEDVRRDPAFAARIEKLRNMAVRAGR
- a CDS encoding glycosyltransferase family 87 protein, whose amino-acid sequence is MSIAEPHPQEADAHREPASSAQSVRRPALTIEGILAAIRHPLMVAFLCLAALIQVYRTAAALPGRIHEEDFADYYAAGTIMRQGENPYRSSLVAAGAQFGLHTKTNQQDQIIPETPIFLLILKELAALPLTQAYWTWIAINFAALIAAFYVLLGPASGLRPMDACLMIALALIYPPLIDLFVTAQSQLLVILGLALSIRWLARGREGLAGLMLAALTLVRGYPALLGLYLLLTRKWRALAFMAAGGILGIAVSAAAIGWNVILDFPHGMLSTGVDREFLRLGWNTAPASFIWRICFYLNGWKLGPAGDRFAHILGYGASLAIMAFTLKATLTRGAAPDRDWRLFALWTVTSIEVLPVSWLNYNTLLFVPFALIASAGVSDRVSDRTVWAAMLSYFLSVFAFGGLLFLDPRFPIAFVVLVAESKSVAVMVGYLSAYWFATDET
- a CDS encoding GDP-L-fucose synthase; amino-acid sequence: MADRSTGYAREARILVTGGAGFLGSFVIEELKRTGFSNIIAPRSSEFDLRQPQAIKALIGQARPQMIIHLAAVVGGIGANRENAGRFFYENLIMGVELMEQARLGGVDKFVAIGTVCAYPKFTPVPFREDDLWIGYPEETNAPYGLAKKMLLVQAQAYRQQYGFNAIYLLPVNLYGPRDTFDPARSHVIPALIKKCVDAIECGAPRIEVWGTGSASREFLYVEDCARAIVLAASHYNGEEPVNLGAGREITIRDLAGLIARLTGFKGQIVWDPTKPDGQPRRCLDVSRAEREFNFRAATDFEEGLRRTVQWYVETRRADTKFGVAAPSA
- a CDS encoding glycosyltransferase family 87 protein, with the protein product MVILIAALPGRANKWDYSIYYSSALAMREGMNPYTTDLTPLARSLGFELDKINHATDPPTFVMCFVPLTLLAPRPGFYVWTAINAASFLLALILLFRWTPGLGRDPALALAAVILLFPPVIEHLAWGQNKMLVLLMFVLMLRWLERGRDAAAGLMLAVAALLRAFPLLLIAYLALMKRWRAVGYTILGLAVGGLLTLALAGVGSTMSFVLAPTYLTEQWREALPGNIALGPTIARMFWYFFGLHLGTTLGWAQKITTLGAELVLLGLAIKATVSRPADGDPDGRLFVLWMMTAILSSPTSWFYYLVLLAIPMVRLSAAAANDRTSARALWAGVACYTLAWLYFSGVDMHSQELALHPNTLLWRVGASPVALTAYLSLYWFTTDSDAADRLMAESRASQAADSIGEAQPARTAV